The genomic stretch CGACCATCGTCTCTTTGATCTCGGAGTGCTTCACGTCGGGATGATGCTGCGTCGAGATGACGACGGCGGTCACTTCGACCGGCTTGCCGTCGACATAACGGACAGTCACCTGGCTCTTGGCATCGGGCCGCAGCCATTTGATCGCGCCCGACTTACGCAGCTTGGCCGCATTTTCCATCAGCCGATGCGCCATCGCGATCGGCAGCGGCATCAGCTCGGCCGTCTCGTCGCAGGCAAAGCCGAACATCAGGCCCTGGTCGCCCGCGCCCTGCTCGGCATGAAGTCCCTGGCCTTCGGTCACGCCCTGCGAGATATCGGCCGACTGCGGCTCGATCGCCATCAGCACCGCGCACATATTGCCGTCGAAGCCGACCTCGCCCGAGTTGTAGCCGATATCGAGCGCGACTCTGCGCGCGATACTTACGTAGTCAGGTTTGGCCTTGCTCGTAATCTCGCCGGCCAGCACGATAAGCCCAGTCTTGGCGAGCGATTCGAGTGCAACGCGCGAGTTCGGATCCTCGGCGATAAGCGCATCGAGCACGGCGTCCGAGATCTGATCGCACATCTTGTCGGGATGGCCCTCTGAGACGGACTCGGACGTGAAAAGGAAATCTTTAAGCGGCATTCGCGAAAACTCCTCGGTTCGGGAAGCGATGGTAGCAGTTCTCAGTCGCGACGCGATGGCGGAAGCGGATATCTGCGGTCGCTAGTCTTCAATTATCCTGAGTCGCCGAATGACGCCCAGCGGAATCGGCCAAAATCTGTTGAGGCGCAGGCGCTTTTTTGGATTAGGAACGGTATAACTGACAGGTCCTGCCGAATCAAGATTAAGCTGCGAGTGATGACGATCAAAGGCTATCTGATTGTATTCGCAGTCGTATTGCTGTTGCGACTGATCCTACCCCAAACGACCCTGAAACTGCTCTGGGCGCCGTTTAAGTTGCTTACCAGATTCAATCTCAATGCGATGGACATATTGGTGGGCGCTTTGGTGGCCGTCGTAGTTACGATGTCCGCTAGCCTCGTTGGAGGTCTATTTGTCGTTGCGCTGGTGCAGCTAGGTCTGACGTGGGTATTTAAACGTGGGCTCGAAACCGTCGCGTGCCTTTCGCTGGCTATCGGCTACGGCGCGTTTGGCTGGTACCTGGTACGAACCTCGCGCGCGAGAGCCCTCGAGCATTCGACCCAAGGCAGTTGAATCTGAAGAGTATCAATCCTCGCCGAATTTGTCGTCGAAGAGCTTCTTTATCGCCTTCATCGCATCGGCCGCGTCCTCGCCCTCGACGCGAAGCTTGAGCTTGGCGCCCTGGGCCGCGCCGAGCATCATCAGGCCCGTGATGCTCTTGGCACTGACCTCGTTCTTGCCCTTGACGATCACGACTTGGGATTTGAACTTCGCGACGGTCTGGGCCAGCGTGCTGGCTGCGCGCAAATGAAGCCCCAGACGATTTTTAACCTCCACCGACGCCTCCACCGCATTCACGCTTTATACGATAGAGGTATCGTATGTCCGGGTAAACGACGCGCTAGTTGCCGTTGCGGGCGAGGCGGACCTCTTCGGTCTCGGGTTCGCGGCGGATTTCGATCGGGAACAACTCG from Candidatus Binataceae bacterium encodes the following:
- the metK gene encoding methionine adenosyltransferase, with the translated sequence MPLKDFLFTSESVSEGHPDKMCDQISDAVLDALIAEDPNSRVALESLAKTGLIVLAGEITSKAKPDYVSIARRVALDIGYNSGEVGFDGNMCAVLMAIEPQSADISQGVTEGQGLHAEQGAGDQGLMFGFACDETAELMPLPIAMAHRLMENAAKLRKSGAIKWLRPDAKSQVTVRYVDGKPVEVTAVVISTQHHPDVKHSEIKETMVEELIKKTIPAQYLTKSTVFHVNPTGSFVIGGPHGDCGLTGRKIIVDTYGGYGRHGGGAFSGKDPSKVDRSACYMARHVAKNVVAAGLAKKCEIQVAYAIGVAEPVSILIDTFDTGTVPDNKLSSALRELFDFRPAGIIKTLQLKRPIYQATAAYGHFGRNPVNGLFPWEQTNMAEQLRNAFGVNGR
- a CDS encoding HPr family phosphocarrier protein, which codes for MEVKNRLGLHLRAASTLAQTVAKFKSQVVIVKGKNEVSAKSITGLMMLGAAQGAKLKLRVEGEDAADAMKAIKKLFDDKFGED